From a single Leptospira levettii genomic region:
- a CDS encoding arsenosugar biosynthesis-associated peroxidase-like protein codes for MSENHYYNAKDLGKFGEIGRTNPALADKFFGYYNAVMAEGALTEREKALIALAVAHALKCPYCIDAYTTTSLQKGADEAQMNEAVHVAAAMAAGINLVHSVQMQNKIDELSF; via the coding sequence ATGTCAGAGAATCATTATTACAATGCAAAAGACTTAGGAAAATTTGGAGAGATTGGGCGTACAAATCCTGCTCTTGCAGATAAATTTTTTGGGTATTACAATGCTGTGATGGCAGAAGGAGCACTCACAGAAAGAGAAAAGGCTCTCATTGCATTGGCTGTGGCTCATGCTTTAAAATGCCCTTATTGTATCGACGCATACACTACCACCTCACTCCAAAAAGGTGCTGATGAAGCCCAAATGAATGAAGCTGTGCACGTGGCTGCGGCTATGGCTGCGGGAATCAACTTGGTTCACAGTGTACAAATGCAAAACAAAATTGACGAACTTTCGTTTTGA
- a CDS encoding enoyl-CoA hydratase/isomerase family protein, whose translation MTPFAEIFHGDRILEIKMQSNEKNTFDFEAFVSFQEILNKHANNPNLRVLLFTSAQTQFFSNGIEPTLMYGKSESDVRRSVEQLLRTAQTYFHFPVPTIAVINGHCMAAGAVFALFSDYRYMVDKGGRIGFSEAIVGLNFPSIPTIVLQDLVGVKATRDLLFTGKQIKGPEAKEIGLVDELFSAEALVPEAMKFAESLSKLTYNSSRGMKTALREPYRKQMESLFQLDADLFTKVILSPDGQEGFLSLIEKRRPKFST comes from the coding sequence ATGACTCCTTTTGCAGAGATCTTTCATGGAGACCGCATCTTGGAAATCAAGATGCAGTCCAATGAAAAAAACACATTTGATTTTGAAGCCTTTGTTTCATTTCAAGAAATCTTAAACAAACACGCAAACAATCCAAACTTGCGTGTTTTATTATTCACATCCGCTCAAACACAATTTTTTTCCAATGGGATCGAACCAACTCTCATGTATGGGAAATCAGAATCTGATGTCAGACGTTCCGTAGAACAGTTGTTACGAACGGCACAAACCTATTTCCATTTTCCAGTTCCTACCATTGCAGTGATTAATGGTCATTGTATGGCGGCAGGTGCTGTTTTTGCATTGTTTTCGGATTACCGTTACATGGTGGACAAAGGGGGAAGGATCGGTTTTTCAGAAGCAATTGTTGGTCTTAATTTTCCTTCGATACCTACAATCGTATTGCAAGACTTAGTTGGCGTGAAAGCCACTCGAGATTTATTGTTCACAGGGAAACAAATCAAAGGTCCAGAGGCAAAAGAAATTGGTCTTGTGGATGAATTGTTTAGTGCTGAGGCTTTAGTTCCAGAGGCAATGAAATTTGCGGAATCCCTTTCCAAACTCACTTACAATTCAAGCCGTGGGATGAAAACTGCCTTACGAGAACCTTACCGAAAACAAATGGAATCCTTATTCCAATTGGATGCAGATTTATTCACAAAAGTGATTTTATCTCCCGATGGTCAGGAAGGATTTTTATCACTCATCGAAAAACGTAGACCCAAGTTTAGCACATGA
- a CDS encoding metallophosphoesterase family protein has protein sequence MKIIYLTDIHDGLHGLKKILQSTEADLYLFSGDIIYKAFFSFDRIIDFCGVQEELYYLLTERKDDSTPFDFTTHAIRFPEKYSTAIVEKSQKYRDLYKLAAKTMKEKYEIIEKLILKYAKSPVYCLPGNYDLDLQYTELYQREVHRKSFDFRNIKVSGYGGAPIWTSGIPEKLTVVFHEYTKNGKNYSEPEDFFREELPDICWIHNPAYGYFDTIPGVGKCGSQGIRRYLDDESPSLVVSGHVHEDQGIKKTKNTVFINPSNFGAVDSLHGFQEGGYYAEIFMEGKDVVQSNLCQLKEDVCHTLIEVDCSEKQLKLISQNPISTVSSEDYIRGN, from the coding sequence ATGAAAATCATTTATCTTACGGATATCCATGATGGTCTTCATGGTCTTAAAAAAATTCTACAATCTACAGAAGCAGATTTGTACCTTTTTTCCGGAGATATTATCTACAAAGCATTTTTTTCCTTTGATCGAATCATCGATTTTTGTGGTGTACAAGAAGAATTGTATTATTTGTTAACGGAAAGAAAAGACGACTCAACTCCCTTTGATTTCACAACTCATGCCATTCGTTTTCCTGAAAAGTATTCAACGGCCATCGTTGAAAAGTCACAAAAATATAGAGACTTATATAAGTTAGCTGCCAAAACGATGAAAGAAAAATATGAAATCATCGAAAAATTGATATTAAAATACGCAAAATCACCTGTTTATTGTTTGCCGGGAAATTATGATTTGGATTTACAATACACGGAATTGTACCAAAGAGAAGTGCATCGTAAAAGTTTTGATTTTAGAAACATTAAAGTATCTGGGTATGGTGGTGCTCCTATTTGGACTTCGGGGATACCTGAGAAACTAACGGTTGTTTTTCACGAATATACCAAAAATGGAAAAAATTATAGTGAACCTGAGGACTTTTTCCGAGAGGAATTACCTGACATTTGTTGGATTCACAATCCTGCTTATGGATACTTTGATACCATCCCTGGAGTAGGTAAGTGTGGTAGCCAAGGGATACGTCGTTATTTAGATGATGAATCTCCTTCTCTTGTTGTTTCTGGACATGTTCACGAAGACCAAGGGATCAAAAAAACAAAAAATACTGTTTTTATCAATCCATCTAACTTCGGTGCTGTGGACTCTTTACATGGTTTCCAAGAAGGTGGGTATTATGCTGAAATATTTATGGAAGGAAAAGATGTAGTACAATCCAATCTGTGCCAATTAAAGGAAGATGTATGCCATACTTTAATTGAAGTGGATTGTTCGGAAAAACAATTAAAACTCATTTCCCAAAATCCAATTTCAACTGTGAGTTCCGAAGATTACATTCGAGGAAATTAA
- a CDS encoding NAD(P)H-dependent glycerol-3-phosphate dehydrogenase, which yields MKIGIIGAGSFGTALGSILADKGYDVTLWTRSEEQARSINENHMNSKHMPDLVLPEKLRASTDLIQVVKDKEMIVSAPPSHALSGILKEIKDHIPHKVPIVSASKGIENESLRLVSEIFESELPGQYHSQLSYLSGPSFAKEMVKRVPTIVSIASKNEATAKRVQEIFSFTYFRTYWTPDVVGVEVGGALKNVIAIAAGVADGLGFGQNTRAALITRGLNEITRMGIKMGADPMTFLGPSGMGDLVLTCCGEASRNRTVGFRLGKGEKLKEILASMNEVAEGVKTTLSTKNLSDKLGVEMAITQEVYRMLYEDKDPKEVVKALMGRDLKREGV from the coding sequence ATGAAGATTGGAATCATAGGTGCTGGAAGTTTTGGCACTGCACTAGGTAGTATTTTGGCAGATAAGGGTTATGACGTCACCCTTTGGACACGGAGTGAGGAACAAGCTCGTTCCATCAATGAAAACCATATGAATTCCAAACATATGCCTGATTTGGTCCTTCCTGAAAAATTGAGGGCGAGTACGGACCTCATCCAGGTGGTAAAAGACAAGGAAATGATTGTTTCCGCACCACCAAGCCATGCGCTATCAGGCATCTTAAAGGAAATCAAAGACCACATTCCCCATAAGGTTCCCATTGTTTCCGCATCAAAAGGGATTGAAAATGAATCCTTACGACTTGTCTCGGAGATTTTTGAATCGGAACTTCCAGGCCAGTACCATTCTCAACTTTCCTATCTTTCTGGTCCTAGTTTTGCGAAAGAAATGGTAAAAAGAGTACCTACCATTGTTTCCATCGCTTCCAAAAACGAAGCAACCGCCAAACGAGTGCAAGAGATCTTTAGTTTCACTTACTTTCGAACCTATTGGACTCCCGATGTAGTTGGTGTGGAAGTGGGTGGTGCTTTGAAAAACGTGATCGCCATTGCCGCAGGTGTCGCCGACGGTCTTGGGTTTGGACAAAATACAAGGGCTGCTCTCATCACACGTGGGTTAAACGAGATCACTCGAATGGGAATCAAAATGGGAGCAGACCCAATGACCTTTCTTGGGCCATCTGGTATGGGAGATTTAGTGCTAACCTGTTGTGGGGAAGCATCTCGGAATCGAACTGTAGGTTTTCGATTGGGCAAAGGAGAGAAGTTAAAAGAAATTTTGGCATCGATGAATGAAGTGGCAGAAGGTGTCAAAACCACACTCTCCACCAAAAATCTCTCGGATAAATTGGGAGTAGAGATGGCAATCACTCAAGAAGTTTATCGTATGTTATACGAAGACAAAGACCCAAAAGAAGTTGTAAAAGCTCTAATGGGTCGTGACCTCAAACGGGAAGGTGTTTAA
- the arsS gene encoding arsenosugar biosynthesis radical SAM (seleno)protein ArsS (Some members of this family are selenoproteins.), with protein sequence MDLAEQHSTLQNYSGNPFLKTVGKPIQARSIKVFQINVGKWCNQACRHCHVDASPIRTEMMDQSTAELCIELISKIPEIETVDITGGAPEGNPHFKFLVTEAKRLGKRVMDRCNLTILEEPGYEWLYEFLKDNEVEIVSSLPSVLENVTDNQRGKGVYQKSITALKKLNAFGYGTTLPIHLVYNPNGLFLSSGQAQLEKEYKDSLYKKYGIVFNQLFCINNLPINRFLGSLVRSGKFEMYMETLVNAYNPATVNGLMCLDQISVGYDGSVYDCDFNQMLELKSKVVKHIKDFDLHSFLGREIVVANHCYGCTAGAGSSCGGEIV encoded by the coding sequence ATGGACTTAGCCGAACAACATTCCACCTTACAAAATTATAGCGGGAATCCATTTTTAAAAACGGTTGGAAAACCAATCCAAGCTCGATCGATTAAGGTATTTCAAATCAATGTTGGCAAATGGTGTAACCAAGCTTGTCGGCATTGCCATGTGGATGCGTCTCCCATTCGTACGGAGATGATGGATCAAAGTACTGCGGAACTTTGTATCGAACTCATTTCGAAAATTCCAGAGATTGAAACAGTTGATATCACGGGTGGTGCTCCAGAAGGGAATCCACATTTTAAATTTCTAGTAACAGAAGCAAAACGGCTTGGTAAACGAGTGATGGATCGTTGTAACCTCACCATATTAGAGGAACCAGGTTATGAATGGTTGTATGAATTTCTAAAAGATAATGAGGTTGAAATTGTTTCTTCCTTACCTTCTGTTTTGGAAAACGTGACGGATAACCAAAGAGGAAAGGGTGTGTATCAGAAATCGATTACCGCCTTAAAGAAGTTAAATGCTTTTGGGTATGGGACAACCCTCCCGATTCATTTGGTTTATAACCCCAATGGACTTTTTTTAAGTTCAGGCCAGGCTCAATTAGAGAAAGAATACAAAGATAGTTTGTATAAAAAATATGGAATCGTATTCAACCAACTCTTTTGTATCAATAACCTTCCCATCAATCGGTTTTTAGGATCCCTTGTCCGAAGTGGTAAGTTTGAAATGTATATGGAAACATTGGTAAATGCTTACAATCCAGCAACAGTGAATGGACTGATGTGTCTCGATCAAATCTCAGTTGGGTATGATGGGTCAGTTTACGATTGTGATTTCAATCAAATGTTGGAATTAAAATCAAAGGTTGTAAAACACATCAAAGATTTCGATTTGCACTCCTTTCTTGGACGTGAAATCGTTGTAGCAAACCATTGTTATGGTTGTACAGCTGGAGCTGGTTCTAGTTGTGGTGGAGAAATTGTATAA
- a CDS encoding M15 family metallopeptidase produces MFRTKYLLLFFLSILCVCGEKPVKQTQSDLYLGIDKVSYLTGKFNSPGPLAPVILEENAKEHFLRPDVKKALHKMINDFEDSKPSSYKQHIFLVSSFRNFSHQKGIWESKYSGKKAMRVPITGKLPEEIINLILEFSSAPGTSRHHWGTDFDLNALDNAYFESNGKGKILYDWLKENASRYGFCQPYSPLSTRNHKGYQEEKWHWSYAPISNQLTKEWVKSFQSGEIKLIGSFMGAEVLGDRALDYVRSINPDCEKISSQNL; encoded by the coding sequence ATGTTCAGAACGAAATATCTATTATTGTTTTTTCTCTCAATACTATGTGTATGTGGAGAGAAACCTGTCAAACAAACTCAATCTGATTTGTATTTGGGTATTGATAAAGTTTCCTATTTAACAGGCAAATTCAATTCTCCTGGACCATTAGCGCCTGTTATATTAGAAGAAAATGCAAAAGAACATTTCCTTAGACCAGATGTTAAAAAAGCGCTTCACAAAATGATCAATGATTTTGAAGACTCAAAGCCAAGTTCTTATAAACAACATATTTTTTTAGTATCGAGTTTCCGTAATTTTTCACACCAAAAAGGAATTTGGGAATCCAAATACTCTGGTAAAAAAGCGATGCGAGTTCCGATCACTGGTAAATTACCTGAAGAAATCATTAATTTAATTTTAGAATTTTCGAGTGCTCCTGGAACATCACGTCACCATTGGGGAACCGACTTTGATTTAAATGCACTGGATAATGCTTATTTTGAATCGAACGGAAAGGGAAAAATTCTATACGATTGGCTAAAAGAAAATGCTTCCCGTTATGGATTTTGCCAACCATACAGTCCACTTTCTACACGGAATCATAAAGGTTACCAAGAAGAAAAATGGCATTGGTCTTATGCACCTATCTCAAACCAACTCACGAAAGAATGGGTAAAATCATTTCAATCTGGTGAGATCAAATTAATTGGAAGTTTTATGGGTGCTGAAGTGTTGGGTGACCGGGCTTTGGATTATGTAAGGTCCATCAACCCGGATTGTGAAAAGATCAGTTCGCAGAATTTATAG
- the map gene encoding type I methionyl aminopeptidase, with amino-acid sequence MSIQNEKDLQGILKAGKFVAKVRELLKLLAKPGVSTLDLDLSAKQEFEKAGAFSAPKFDYKFPGYTCISTNFEIAHGIPKKETILKDGDLVNIDVSAKLDGYYADTGISFVVGNTNPNLAKLCDTAIEGTMRATKQAYTGNYLRNIGKEIHSAAKENGFTVIKNLAGHGTGKKLHEEPQVLVYEDKRDHRKLNHGLVLAIESFISTGSQTAFEEADGWTLVAGNRLGNLSYVAQCEHTVIVQNGKPIIATL; translated from the coding sequence ATGTCAATTCAAAATGAAAAAGACCTACAAGGCATTTTAAAAGCTGGCAAGTTTGTTGCAAAAGTACGTGAACTTTTAAAATTATTGGCAAAACCAGGTGTATCCACATTGGATCTTGATCTGTCCGCCAAACAAGAGTTTGAGAAGGCTGGTGCATTTTCTGCTCCCAAATTTGATTACAAATTCCCTGGTTACACTTGTATCAGCACTAATTTTGAAATCGCTCATGGGATTCCAAAAAAGGAAACCATTTTGAAAGACGGGGATTTGGTGAACATAGATGTTTCAGCAAAACTCGACGGTTATTATGCTGACACGGGGATTTCCTTTGTTGTTGGAAACACAAATCCAAATTTGGCAAAACTATGTGATACGGCAATTGAAGGAACCATGCGTGCCACAAAACAAGCGTATACTGGAAATTATTTAAGAAATATTGGAAAAGAAATACATTCTGCAGCCAAAGAAAATGGATTCACTGTCATAAAAAACTTAGCAGGTCATGGAACTGGAAAAAAACTCCATGAAGAACCACAAGTGTTGGTTTACGAAGACAAACGTGACCATCGCAAACTGAACCATGGCCTTGTCCTGGCGATTGAATCCTTTATCTCCACTGGTAGCCAAACTGCCTTTGAAGAAGCAGATGGATGGACCCTTGTGGCAGGGAACAGGTTAGGAAATTTAAGTTATGTAGCACAATGTGAACATACTGTCATTGTGCAAAATGGTAAACCCATCATTGCCACTTTGTAA
- a CDS encoding MAPEG family protein produces the protein MEPIYLALILFTLWTLGLGVTLITYRSVQVLLGKKKSNEFPAGIQHGSDFNWRLNRAHLNSLENLPLFVAVVFLTVSLGKVNEFVNQAGFVILGARVLQSLTHLIGTNVLAVNIRFTFYMIQIITYIVLLIQLF, from the coding sequence GTGGAACCCATCTATTTAGCATTGATTTTATTTACTCTTTGGACTTTGGGCCTCGGAGTTACATTGATTACCTATCGCAGTGTACAAGTGTTACTTGGTAAAAAAAAATCCAATGAATTTCCAGCAGGGATACAACATGGAAGTGATTTTAATTGGAGGCTAAATCGTGCTCATCTTAATAGTTTGGAAAACCTACCTTTATTTGTGGCAGTTGTATTCTTAACTGTGAGTTTAGGAAAGGTAAATGAATTTGTGAACCAGGCAGGTTTTGTGATTTTAGGAGCAAGAGTTTTACAATCCCTCACTCATTTAATTGGAACGAATGTCCTTGCAGTGAACATCCGTTTTACATTTTATATGATCCAAATTATAACTTATATTGTTTTACTCATCCAATTGTTTTAA
- the recG gene encoding ATP-dependent DNA helicase RecG gives MFDLTQNLSNLKGIGPKRKTVLLEHGVSTYYELLTYFPRRYLDRNFTKDIILKQGDHVTLLGSIVDSYIVHGKKSRLLVGFRTLNNERINLVFFRGVNFFHKLFTIEKKVVISGKLEYFKGYQIVHPEYEFLSDTDDPEDSIHAGRIIPLYPSTEALKEEGLDSKGLRKLIHQVLVSGEIGENLPSKLIKKRQLLGRDEAFRKIHFPDSMETVQVSRKRFAYEEFFYFQRLLLYKQRERQKVKRLLWPLPNSPSRVKLEKNLPFELTEDQKIAVTTILSKTNTDTPSAFLLQGDVGSGKTITALLIGLHYIDNHIQVAFLAPTEILARQHYQTIYKFMGNMPFLGIELLLGGENKKSRAEKLNRIKTGESNIIIGTHSLLQEDVIFSDLGLVVIDEQHKFGVDQRETIRAKGKNPDILAMTATPIPRTLCLTLYGDLTLVNIKTKPKGRKPIDTRWYKEDRRTGVYNSIRKYVSSGRQCYIVYPLVEESEKVDLESCTVAYENLRTNIFPDLKIGLLHGKMKSVEKEFVMEKFKSGEIQILVTTTVVEVGVDVPNATILVVEHAERFGISQLHQLRGRVGRSDLESFCILMTGDFISDEGRDRLEALVTSNDGYFLAEKDLAIRGPGELLGVKQSGLPEFKIADLVVDRELLEYAKEDATSFPLDDPNEVSELRIRFSEGKFLFAN, from the coding sequence ATGTTTGATCTCACACAAAATTTATCGAATTTAAAAGGAATTGGCCCGAAACGTAAAACCGTTTTGCTAGAACATGGAGTCTCCACGTACTACGAGTTATTAACTTACTTTCCGAGGCGTTATTTAGATCGAAATTTTACAAAGGATATCATTTTAAAACAAGGTGATCATGTTACTTTACTGGGAAGTATTGTTGATAGTTACATTGTGCACGGTAAAAAGAGCAGATTACTCGTTGGTTTTCGCACTTTAAATAATGAAAGGATCAACTTAGTTTTTTTTCGTGGAGTTAATTTTTTTCACAAACTATTCACAATTGAGAAAAAAGTTGTGATCTCTGGTAAATTGGAATATTTCAAAGGATATCAAATCGTTCATCCTGAATATGAATTTTTATCAGACACGGATGATCCGGAAGATTCAATACATGCTGGAAGAATTATACCCTTGTATCCATCCACTGAGGCACTCAAAGAAGAAGGATTGGATTCTAAGGGTTTACGCAAACTCATCCACCAAGTATTAGTAAGTGGTGAGATTGGAGAAAACCTTCCGTCAAAATTGATCAAAAAACGTCAGTTACTCGGTCGTGACGAAGCATTCCGTAAAATTCATTTTCCCGATTCGATGGAAACTGTCCAAGTTTCCAGAAAACGATTTGCCTATGAAGAGTTTTTTTATTTCCAAAGGCTCTTATTGTATAAACAAAGAGAACGCCAAAAAGTAAAACGATTGTTGTGGCCTCTTCCAAATTCACCGTCTCGTGTTAAATTAGAGAAAAATCTTCCTTTTGAATTAACAGAAGATCAAAAAATTGCTGTTACGACAATACTCTCCAAAACAAATACAGATACACCATCAGCGTTTTTGTTACAGGGTGATGTAGGTTCTGGAAAAACAATTACAGCACTTCTGATCGGTTTACATTATATTGATAACCACATCCAAGTGGCTTTTTTAGCACCTACAGAAATTTTAGCCAGACAACACTACCAAACAATTTATAAATTTATGGGCAATATGCCATTCCTTGGTATAGAATTGTTATTAGGTGGTGAGAACAAAAAATCCAGAGCTGAAAAATTAAATCGTATCAAAACTGGCGAATCTAATATTATCATTGGAACCCATTCTTTATTACAAGAAGATGTGATTTTTTCTGACCTGGGACTGGTTGTCATTGATGAACAACATAAGTTTGGTGTCGACCAAAGGGAGACCATTCGTGCGAAAGGAAAAAATCCTGATATTTTGGCGATGACTGCAACTCCAATTCCCAGAACACTTTGTCTCACTTTATATGGAGACCTAACCCTCGTAAATATCAAAACAAAACCAAAAGGTCGTAAACCTATTGATACACGTTGGTACAAAGAAGACCGACGAACAGGCGTATACAATTCAATTCGAAAGTATGTAAGTTCTGGTAGACAGTGTTATATAGTTTATCCTCTCGTTGAAGAATCGGAGAAGGTTGATTTAGAATCTTGTACGGTTGCTTATGAAAACTTACGAACAAATATTTTTCCTGATCTTAAAATTGGATTATTACATGGAAAAATGAAAAGTGTCGAGAAAGAATTTGTAATGGAGAAATTCAAATCAGGTGAGATCCAAATTTTAGTTACTACAACTGTTGTGGAAGTCGGAGTGGATGTACCCAATGCTACAATTTTAGTAGTGGAACATGCAGAAAGATTTGGAATTTCCCAATTACACCAGTTACGTGGTCGAGTGGGACGAAGTGATTTGGAAAGTTTTTGTATTTTGATGACAGGTGATTTTATCAGTGATGAAGGGAGAGATCGATTAGAAGCACTAGTAACCTCCAATGATGGTTATTTTTTGGCCGAAAAGGATCTCGCCATCCGTGGTCCAGGTGAACTTTTAGGTGTCAAACAAAGTGGACTGCCTGAGTTTAAAATTGCTGATTTGGTTGTGGATCGTGAACTTTTAGAATATGCAAAAGAGGATGCAACATCCTTTCCTTTAGATGATCCAAACGAGGTATCTGAACTGAGGATCCGATTCAGTGAAGGTAAATTTTTATTTGCGAATTAA
- a CDS encoding alpha/beta hydrolase, producing MTSLEIIEQGVPPEGAQGILILWPSTGGNARSFRIRDSELIDYRLRLIRFNPPSHGDSTGTYDPKTAITLLDEYLKKQNYIGKPLYGIGHSGGGAALLLYAKQVQFQKLFLLSPILNSVKSLEFLYESKSIEEFSRLLLLPNISDDDSPNKQILETLSTSHWLETGKVNHLSFPVKNTRIQVGSLAEFLQNLFLPGFQVENYDFEKRTDITIFLPAMDKWFPKEFTSQFAKRNHIRLVEILEAPDHFFSQSWLSVWKEIKSIGWKTKESSPT from the coding sequence TTGACTTCTTTAGAAATCATTGAACAAGGAGTTCCACCTGAAGGAGCACAAGGGATTCTCATCCTTTGGCCAAGCACAGGTGGAAATGCACGTTCCTTTCGTATCCGCGATTCAGAACTTATCGATTACAGACTCAGGTTAATCCGATTCAATCCACCATCACACGGTGATTCCACTGGAACTTATGATCCAAAAACCGCCATTACTCTGTTAGATGAATATTTAAAGAAACAAAATTATATAGGGAAACCATTGTATGGAATTGGACACAGTGGGGGAGGCGCAGCTCTTCTCTTATACGCAAAACAAGTCCAGTTCCAAAAATTGTTTTTATTATCTCCCATACTAAATAGTGTCAAAAGTTTAGAATTTTTGTATGAATCAAAATCCATTGAAGAATTTAGTCGTTTGTTACTTTTACCAAACATTTCAGATGATGATTCTCCCAACAAACAGATATTAGAGACTTTATCCACTTCTCATTGGTTGGAAACGGGTAAAGTAAATCATCTTTCTTTTCCGGTTAAAAATACCAGGATACAAGTGGGTTCTCTCGCAGAGTTCTTACAGAATTTATTTTTACCAGGGTTTCAGGTGGAAAACTATGATTTTGAAAAAAGAACCGATATAACCATTTTTTTACCAGCAATGGACAAATGGTTTCCAAAGGAATTCACTTCCCAATTCGCAAAACGGAACCATATTCGTTTGGTAGAAATCCTAGAAGCACCCGATCATTTTTTTTCTCAGAGTTGGCTTTCTGTTTGGAAAGAGATCAAATCGATTGGATGGAAAACTAAAGAATCCTCTCCCACATAA